The Trachemys scripta elegans isolate TJP31775 chromosome 14, CAS_Tse_1.0, whole genome shotgun sequence genome segment NNNNNNNNNCCAATGAGatactgctgaattggaattaatttgcaaattggacaccattaaattaggtttgaataaagactgggagtggatgggccattacacaaagtaaaattatttccccatgcttatcttTCCCTCCACCCTACAGTTCCTTATATCTCCTTGTcaagtgctggaaatgggccattttcattaccactacaaacagttctttttctctcctgctgacaacagctcaccttaactgatcactctccttataatgTGTATGGTaatacccattgtttcatgttctctgtgtatatatatatatcttcctactgcattttccactacatgcatctgaagaagtgggctgtagcccacgaaagcttatgctactataaatttgttagtctctaaggtgccataagtactcctgttctttttgcggatacagactaacacggctgctactctgaaacctgtcactttttaaagttggtgacatttcataaacatgtctattaTCATagagatcacacaaagtaaattagtgttccctttttctaaaagcaatgaacattgttatgaacacactaaacctctgtgactaattaatttaaaataatgtctttgtttcagtgagttaaatatgtagtaatctggaatgattactttatgaaggcttaagagtacatttaaaatataaaatcagcttagaaatactgattaagaaaatgtaaaacagagaagagctgcatcatgtatttcataatatttaatgttgtattcagcaagacagctgactcaccTTACttcaaagtttttgcaaataaatgtctgacaaacttcaggacATATCAAAAAatctgtgactgacattttttattcccaactttagtgcttttaattaggtaccttctgcctgtccattctgcgtgagggagagggtacgggggtctctgcagggaactgtgactctctgccaCTGTGAGGCACCCCCCCGCCGGGCTGCGAGCTGGGGCTGccatcgggcataggggcaccagttaaATAATGCTGCGTAGTGCTCCATAAATCTTAAGAACAGCCCTGCTGATGTGGGAAAGTTTTCTCTGAGCAGCTGAATCCTTTTCAAACCCAGTTCCCACCAGTGAAATAAGGGAACTCTCTGCAGACCGGAAGTTATTAAATGACCAGTGAGGTTTGATTCCCAAGAGCTGCAGGCCAGTCTGTGTGAGAGTGTTACCTTCAGACCGGAGAAGGGGGAGTTACAAGTTGTGGCTGTTATTACTGATTGTATCACAgtgtttattattgttatttgtgtCCCAGCAGCCCCTACAGACCCCAGATGATATCTAATCTCGATTGTAGGGGGCCCTGCACAAATCCCAatgagggacagtccctgccccaagtcaTTTACAGTGTAactggacaagacagacaaagggtgggaggagaaactgaggcccaaagaggggaggtgacttgttcaaggtcactcAGTAGGTCAATGGCGGAGCTGGGTATAAACTCCCACTTTTCCAAGGCCAagcccagtgccctaaccactaggctacgcTGCCCCCATCAGCAGCACTGAGCAGTGATGAAGTGTGGACAGTGGGAGGAAAAGACTCCTTGATAAAGGCCCCAGGCCCAGCAGGGAGAGTAAGTTTCCCACTGGGATTCTGAACTCCTGTGTTGCTCCATGAAGGGTTAAACTCAGATGCCGCTGGCCTGCACTAGAGGAGATCATGGGGCTAAACGCTGCGTAGACCCCAAGCACCGTGAGTCCATACACAAAAGGGCTCCAGACAGCGCAGGTCCATGCCAAGTACCACTGGGATTACACTGGATTGTAGCAAAACTATCCACAGGCTGGAGCTGACCGGTGTCAGTCTGAACTGTTCTGTGGTGTACGTGGGCAAAGACCAGCCAGAGTGGTTCCATTAGTCCCACCAGGCAGCCTTTTGAAATCTCCCAGAATCCACTGCTTCCAGGATCTTTAATAGGGAATGGGACAGTGGGGACCTACCCAGAGTGCATTGCCACTGAAAGGGTTTAGGGCAGCACTGGGGCAAACCCCAACCATTCTTTATACAAATCTGCCTGTCTAATTAGGGGAGCCACTGAGGCATCCCCAGAACAAGGACATCTCCACGCCTGCCTGCATGGGCCCTCCTGCACCTGAATCGGTCCCACCACCTTTGTCAGCATGCCCCCACCTGCATCATTCTGCATGGAAGTGCCACTCGCCCCTGCCCTCACTGGTATCTTCCTGCATCCTCggtctcctcctctctctttttcaccAGACAAACCCACGTCCAGTGGTGGGTCCCTACCGGACAGGGATAGTGCTACACAACACTGGGACTGCGCAGCTTCAAACCAGACGAATGGCCTCCCGATGTCTCATGGGGTTTGATCTGGTGCTTAAACCAGCTCTGTCCAACCAGTGCAGTCCCCAGGGCTGAAATCGCAGCCCATATTGAAACCCTGGTGGCTTCTTGGATGTGTATCACTTTGTTCGTTACACCTTCTCAAAAACAGGTTTACTGATTCACCCCCATGTGTCCTGTTATGCACTATACTACTAATCAATTCACAAATACCAATAAAGCTTGGTTATAATTGAGATCTCTGTCTAATTACTAAAAAGACTGAACCTGAATTGGTAACGAGTCTGAATATGACAAACTCCCAGTCTGCATAGATAAGGTTTCATCTCCTTGGTGGTCCTGATGTCACAAAGCGTTTAGGACTAATAGTCACCTGCGGTTCTGGTATAAAAACACCCAGCTCCACACCACTCCCAACCCTCGAAATAAAACCTCCCAAatcatttctgtttcttcagGAAAAAATCCAGACCCATTTGAAGGCTCTgcgggaagagagagaaatgctGCTGGGATTTAAAGTGGCTAGAGAGGGGGAAAGCCAGGAATATCTGGTAGGTGCCTGTTGTTATTAACCAGCAGGGACTGGCAGTGGAAGATCTGTTTGGAGGCAGACTCCTGTGTGGTCTTGGTGAAAGTGGGCATGATCACTGGGGTTAGATTAATGTGGTAGAGAAGCCCTAAGCTTTCATTTCAGCCAATGAGTTAATGTCTAGCTCTTGTGGCTTTCCCagaaatccccccctcccccaagtgaaaTGAATGTCACCCTTGAAGTGCTCTCTGCTGTGTCTGGTCATTTCAAGCATTaacatgtttgtttcttttttctcccctggTGTCTCTGTCGGTGTAGTGCTGagtcctgcctcctgctgctctgggtcTGAATTCCCAGAGGCCATGAATAACTCAATATGCTGACCGTGACAGACATGGAAACCTCCCTTTCAGAGATATAAGGGCTGAAGGGGAAGTTGTGAGAGAATTCTCTCCCTAGGGTAAAGTCAAATGTCTGAAATCAGGATTTTCAATGAATTTCTCCCTCCTGCTCACTCAGCGCTCCATGAAAGGACCCCAGGTGCCATCCATGTCCCTGACCAGCCCTTTCCCTATTTCATACAGAAACAAATACAAACCGAGAGGCAGAAGATTGTGTCTGAATTTCAGAAATTGCGGCGGTTCCTGGAGGAAAAAGAGCGACTCCTGCTAGCCCAGCTGGAGAAGCTGGACGAGGAGATTGTGAGGATCCAGAATGAAAATGTCAGTAAACTCTCCAAGCAGATTTCCCATCTCAGTGAGCTGATCAGTGAGATGGAGGGGAAGTGTCAGAAGCCAGCAAGtgaattcctgcaggtgagactgagggagaaacagaggcactgactccgtgggtacttaagggctagagcacccacagaattttttttgcgGATGCCATCGGCAGccagttccccctctcccccttcagagcctcctgcccaccggcagccccgccgatcaactcctccccctccctcccagcgcttcccacctgCCTCAATCAGCTGTTCCGTGGTGTGCAGCAggaactgggagggagggggaggagtgtggATG includes the following:
- the LOC117886997 gene encoding E3 ubiquitin-protein ligase TRIM7-like isoform X2; translation: MLLGFKVAREGESQEYLKQIQTERQKIVSEFQKLRRFLEEKERLLLAQLEKLDEEIVRIQNENVSKLSKQISHLSELISEMEGKCQKPASEFLQDVRSTLSRWEKGKFQEPEEVSPELEEQVNDFSQKTIVLLEALRKFKDTLPSALERKRGQPLGAHRQGHC